In one Gossypium hirsutum isolate 1008001.06 chromosome D09, Gossypium_hirsutum_v2.1, whole genome shotgun sequence genomic region, the following are encoded:
- the LOC107926402 gene encoding pectinesterase isoform X1: MANTAIIGICAVFLVALVVAVVVGVTHIKNKSDGEEISSSNKAVQALCQPTNYKETCQKSLASSNSSDVKELIRTGFQAGLVEIKNVLAHSVTVQELIKDENNKAALGVCQEVLDLAIDDFQKSFDMLGEYDMSKIGKYLLELKTWLSGAFTSQQTCIDSFAESSNESSQKMQSILKTSMEITSNALAMLNGLSTIVNELNIPNVGNIDTTGVNRKLLSAEDMLEWISQADRKLLQAKPMDLKPNVVVAKDGSGKYDTINKALAEVPVKSPNRFVIHIKAGTYKEQINVTKQMTNVVFIGDGPTKTIITNDISVAKNPPVRTYRTATVGVGGAGFMAKDIGFDNSAGPEGHQAVAFRATADRVIMFNCHFTGYQDTLYAHRERQLYSNCLITGTVDFIFGDAASIFQNCMLIVRKPGPGQNCMVTAQGRNDLGTNSAIVLQNCTISGAPDYIPVKDKNKAYLGRPWKQFARSIIMQSRIDDIIQPEGYAPMTGTIGIDTSFIAEFGNRGPGADTSRRVAWKGIKKIDINEANKWTPRIFLESETWIPSSSVPYSPDMVSGV; encoded by the exons ATGGCGAATACTGCTATTATTGGTATTTGTGCGGTGTTCCTGGTGGCCTTGGTGGTAGCCGTGGTGGTGGGTGTTACGCACATAAAAAACAAGAGCGATGGTGAAGAGATATCAAGTTCGAACAAAGCTGTGCAAGCCCTATGTCAACCCACGAATTATAAAGAGACGTGCCAGAAAAGCTTGGCGTCGTCAAATTCTAGCGACGTTAAGGAGCTGATAAGGACAGGTTTCCAAGCCGGGCTAGTCGAGATAAAGAACGTGTTAGCCCATTCAGTGACGGTCCAAGAGTTGATCAAGGATGAGAACAACAAAGCGGCACTTGGTGTCTGCCAAGAGGTGTTGGACTTAGCCATTGATGACTTTCAAAAGTCATTCGACATGCTAGGGGAATACGACATGAGCAAGATCGGAAAATACCTTTTGGAACTGAAGACCTGGCTAAGCGGTGCATTCACGAGTCAACAGACATGTATAGACTCATTCGCGGAATCAAGTAACGAATCATCGCAGAAGATGCAATCAATCTTGAAGACTAGCATGGAGATTACTAGCAATGCTTTAGCGATGCTTAATGGGTTATCCACCATCGTGAATGAACTTAACATTCCAAATGTCGGCAACATCGACACCACAGGGGTCAATCGTAAGCTTTTGTCGGCTGAGGATATGCTTGAGTGGATTAGTCAAGCTGACCGAAAACTCCTTCAAGCAAAACCAATGGATTTGAAGCCTAACGTTGTGGTTGCTAAAGATGGTAGCGGGAAATATGATACTATTAACAAGGCCTTGGCTGAAGTCCCCGTGAAAAGTCCCAATCGATTTGTTATTCACATTAAGGCTGGtacttacaaggaacaaatcaacGTGACTAAGCAGATGACTAATGTTGTATTCATTGGTGATGGACCAACCAAGACAATCATCACAAATGACATTAGCGTCGCTAAGAATCCACCGGTTAGAACATACCGCACTGCAACTGTTG GTGTGGGTGGGGCTGGTTTCATGGCCAAGGACATTGGATTCGATAACTCAGCAGGACCCGAAGGTCATCAAGCAGTTGCCTTTAGGGCCACTGCTGATAGGGTCATCATGTTCAACTGCCATTTCACTGGGTACCAAGACACTCTTTACGCTCACAGAGAGAGACAGTTATATAGCAACTGTCTCATCACCGGAACGGTGGATTTCATCTTCGGGGATGCGGCGAGCATTTTCCAAAACTGTATGCTCATCGTGAGGAAGCCAGGGCCAGGCCAAAACTGCATGGTTACTGCACAAGGAAGGAATGATCTTGGAACAAACTCAGCCATTGTGCTTCAAAACTGCACCATCTCGGGGGCCCCTGATTACATCCCAGTGAAGGATAAGAACAAGGCGTACTTGGGGCGTCCTTGGAAACAATTCGCTAGGTCCATCATAATGCAATCTAGGATCGACGACATCATTCAACCAGAGGGTTATGCCCCCATGACAGGCACCATAGGAATAGACACTTCTTTCATTGCCGAGTTTGGAAACAGGGGACCCGGTGCCGATACCAGCCGTAGGGTAGCATGGAAAGGTATCAAAAAGATAGATATAAATGAAGCTAACAAATGGACTCCTCGCATCTTTCTCGAATCCGAGACTTGGATTCCGAGTTCCAGCGTTCCCTATAGTCCCGACATGGTCTCTGGAGTCTAA
- the LOC107926401 gene encoding pectinesterase has protein sequence MANNAIIGICAVFLVALVVAVVVGVTHIKNKSDGEEISSSNKAVQALCQPTNYKETCQKSLASSNSSDVKELIRTGFQSGLVEIKNVLAHSVTVQELIKDENNKAALGVCQEVLDLAIDDFQKSFDMLGEYDMSKIGKYLLELKTWLSGAFTSQQTCIDSFAESSNESSQKMQSILKTSMEITSNALAMLNGLSTIVKELNIPNVGNIDTTGVNRKLLSAEDMPEWISQADRKLLQAKPMDLKPNVVVAKDGSGKYDTINKALAEVPVKSPDRFVIHIKAGTYKEQINVTKQMTNVVFIGDGPTKTIITNDISVAKNPPVKTYRTATVAADGAGFMAKDIGFDNSAGPEGHQAVAFRATADRVIMFNCHFTGYQDTLYAHRERQLYSNCLITGTVDFIFGDAASIFQNCMLVVRKPGPGQNCMVTAQGRNDLGTNSAIVLQNCTISGAPDYIPVKDTNKAYLGRPWKQFARSIIMQSRIDDIIQPEGYAPMTGTIGIDTSFIAEFGNRGPGADTSRRVAWKGIKKIDINEANKWTPRVFLESETWIPSSGVPYSPDMVSGV, from the exons ATGGCGAATAATGCTATTATTGGTATTTGTGCGGTGTTCTTGGTGGCCTTGGTGGTAGCCGTGGTGGTGGGTGTTACGCACATAAAAAATAAGAGCGATGGTGAAGAGATATCGAGTTCGAACAAAGCCGTGCAAGCCCTATGTCAACCCACGAATTATAAAGAGACGTGCCAGAAAAGCTTGGCGTCGTCAAATTCTAGCGACGTTAAGGAGCTGATAAGGACAGGTTTCCAATCCGGGCTAGTCGAGATAAAGAACGTGTTAGCCCATTCAGTGACGGTCCAAGAGTTGATCAAGGATGAGAACAACAAAGCGGCACTTGGTGTCTGCCAAGAGGTGTTGGACTTAGCCATTGATGACTTTCAAAAGTCATTCGACATGCTAGGGGAATACGACATGAGCAAGATCGGAAAATACCTTTTGGAACTGAAGACCTGGCTAAGCGGTGCATTCACGAGTCAACAAACATGTATAGACTCATTCGCGGAATCAAGTAACGAATCATCGCAGAAGATGCAATCAATCTTGAAGACTAGCATGGAGATTACTAGCAATGCTTTAGCCATGCTTAATGGGTTATCCACCATCGTGAAGGAACTTAACATTCCAAACGTCGGCAACATCGACACCACGGGGGTCAATCGTAAGCTTTTGTCGGCTGAGGATATGCCTGAGTGGATTAGTCAAGCTGACCGAAAACTCCTTCAAGCAAAACCAATGGATTTGAAACCTAACGTTGTGGTTGCTAAAGATGGTAGCGGGAAATATGATACTATTAACAAGGCATTGGCTGAAGTCCCCGTGAAAAGTCCCGATCGATTTGTTATTCACATTAAGGCTGGtacttacaaggagcaaatcaaCGTGACCAAGCAGATGACTAATGTTGTATTCATTGGTGATGGCCCAACCAAGACCATTATCACAAATGACATTAGTGTCGCTAAGAATCCACCGGTTAAAACATATCGCACTGCAACTGTTG CTGCGGATGGGGCTGGTTTCATGGCCAAGGACATTGGATTCGATAACTCAGCAGGACCCGAAGGTCATCAAGCAGTGGCCTTTAGGGCCACTGCTGATAGGGTCATCATGTTCAACTGCCATTTCACTGGGTACCAAGACACTCTCTACGCTCACAGAGAGAGACAGTTATATAGCAACTGTCTCATCACCGGAACGGTAGATTTCATCTTCGGGGATGCGGCGAGCATTTTCCAGAACTGTATGCTCGTCGTGAGGAAGCCAGGGCCAGGACAAAACTGCATGGTTACTGCACAAGGAAGGAATGATCTTGGAACAAACTCAGCAATTGTGCTTCAAAACTGCACCATCTCGGGCGCCCCTGATTACATCCCAGTGAAGGATACGAACAAGGCATACTTGGGGCGTCCTTGGAAACAATTCGCTAGGTCCATCATAATGCAATCTAGGATCGACGACATCATTCAACCAGAGGGTTATGCCCCCATGACAGGCACCATAGGAATAGACACTTCTTTCATTGCCGAGTTTGGAAACAGGGGACCCGGTGCCGATACCAGCCGTAGGGTAGCATGGAAAGGTATCAAAAAGATAGATATAAATGAAGCCAACAAATGGACTCCTCGCGTCTTTCTCGAATCTGAGACTTGGATTCCAAGTTCCGGCGTTCCCTATAGTCCCGACATGGTCTCTGGAGTCTAA